In Mycolicibacterium aromaticivorans JS19b1 = JCM 16368, the following proteins share a genomic window:
- a CDS encoding RND family transporter — MTHTVTAPEPASKPKRPVLPHLLRILALPIVLFWIAIAVLVNVVAPQLEVVGEMHSAPMAPEDAPSMKAMKLMGANFKEFNSNSTIMVVIEGQKPLGPDAHQYYDQIIRKLEQDPEHIQHIQDFWGDTLTAAGAQSADGKAAYVMLNLAGEQGQTLANEGVDEVRKVIKETPAPPGVQAYVAGPAALTDDLHVIGNASLAMITLITLAAIAGMLLIVYRSIRTTLIQLFLTFLGLLTARGVVSILALHGAFGLTTFAGNILTMLAIAAATDYGIFIFGRYREDRGMGLDRDESYYATFKSVAPVIVGSGLTIAGATYCLSFARLPYFTTMGAPVAIGMLVIVAIAVTLGPAVLFLGSRVGLYESKRPPQSRFWRRVGTAVVRWPAPIFVASLFVVLIGIVAIPGYKPAYNDRYYLPNEAPVNQGFAAADRHFTQARMNPDILMVEADHDMRNPADMLVLNKIASNVMHTEGIAMVQSITRPLGIPIQHSSIPFQTSVAGQTTNMNLPFQRDQLDNQLKTVDSMNVSIDILEKQYQLSLKQTQLTQDSAARSQDLLETTKALRDNIANFDDQFRPMRNYFYWEPHCYDIPLCAAARSLFDSLDGIDEVTDKTEGVQGNTDQLASLAPQLTALLPQTIASMKVSRDLALASYNSQKALLDQMQATNDTALAMGESFDQAKNDDLFFLPPEAFQNPDFERGLKMFLSPDGKSTRMFITHEGDPATVDGIARVDSERKAAQEALKMSSLSNAKIHLGGVAATYKDMSDGARYDLLIAVVSSLTLIFMIMLILTRSVVAALVIVGTAGSSIAASFGISVLLWQDLFGIQVQWLVMLMSVIILLAVGSDYNLLLVSRFKDEIHAGLKTGIIRSMAGTGGVVTSAGLVFAATMAGMMFSKLVVLAQMGSTIAIGLLIDTFIVRSLLMPSIATMLGRWFWWPQVVYPRGNYHFLPPQPRRRAGDDVDTAALPAQT, encoded by the coding sequence ATGACCCACACCGTCACCGCGCCCGAACCCGCCAGCAAGCCGAAGCGTCCGGTCCTCCCGCACCTGTTGCGCATCCTGGCGCTGCCGATCGTGCTGTTCTGGATCGCGATCGCCGTTCTGGTCAACGTCGTCGCGCCCCAGCTCGAGGTCGTCGGCGAGATGCACTCGGCCCCAATGGCGCCCGAAGATGCGCCGTCGATGAAGGCGATGAAGTTGATGGGCGCCAACTTCAAAGAGTTCAACTCCAACAGCACGATCATGGTCGTGATCGAGGGCCAGAAGCCCCTCGGCCCGGACGCGCACCAGTACTACGACCAGATCATCCGCAAGCTGGAACAGGATCCCGAGCACATCCAGCACATCCAAGACTTCTGGGGTGACACGCTGACGGCCGCCGGTGCCCAAAGTGCCGATGGCAAGGCCGCTTACGTGATGCTGAACCTTGCCGGCGAACAGGGCCAGACGCTGGCCAACGAAGGTGTCGACGAGGTCCGCAAGGTGATCAAGGAGACCCCGGCCCCGCCCGGCGTGCAGGCCTACGTCGCCGGTCCGGCAGCGCTGACCGACGACCTCCACGTCATCGGTAACGCCAGCCTCGCCATGATTACCCTGATCACCCTGGCCGCGATCGCGGGCATGCTGCTCATCGTCTACCGATCGATCCGGACCACGCTGATCCAGCTGTTCCTGACCTTCCTCGGGTTGTTGACCGCCCGCGGTGTGGTGTCGATTCTGGCTCTGCACGGCGCCTTTGGGTTGACGACATTCGCCGGCAACATCCTCACGATGTTGGCGATCGCGGCCGCCACCGACTACGGCATCTTCATCTTCGGCCGATATCGCGAAGACCGCGGCATGGGGCTGGACCGGGACGAGTCCTATTACGCCACCTTCAAATCCGTGGCCCCCGTCATCGTGGGTTCCGGCCTGACAATCGCCGGAGCGACGTACTGCCTGTCCTTCGCGCGACTGCCGTACTTCACCACCATGGGCGCGCCCGTCGCGATCGGCATGCTCGTGATCGTGGCGATCGCGGTCACGCTCGGCCCTGCCGTGCTCTTCCTGGGCAGCCGCGTCGGTCTATACGAGTCGAAGCGACCGCCGCAGAGCCGCTTTTGGCGGCGCGTTGGTACCGCCGTGGTCCGCTGGCCCGCACCGATTTTCGTCGCCAGCCTGTTCGTGGTCCTCATCGGCATCGTGGCAATCCCCGGCTACAAGCCCGCCTACAACGACCGCTACTACCTTCCCAATGAAGCCCCGGTGAACCAGGGCTTCGCCGCCGCTGACCGGCACTTCACGCAGGCCCGGATGAACCCCGACATCCTGATGGTGGAGGCCGACCACGACATGCGTAATCCCGCGGACATGCTGGTGCTGAACAAGATCGCCAGCAACGTCATGCACACCGAGGGCATTGCGATGGTGCAGAGCATCACCCGGCCGCTGGGCATCCCGATCCAGCACAGCTCGATTCCGTTCCAGACTTCGGTGGCGGGCCAGACCACCAACATGAACCTGCCGTTCCAGCGGGACCAGCTCGACAACCAGCTGAAAACCGTTGATTCGATGAATGTTTCCATCGACATCCTGGAAAAGCAGTACCAGCTGTCGCTGAAGCAGACGCAGCTCACCCAGGACTCGGCAGCCAGGTCGCAGGATCTGCTGGAGACCACCAAAGCGCTGCGCGACAACATCGCGAACTTCGACGACCAGTTCCGGCCGATGCGGAACTACTTCTACTGGGAACCGCACTGCTACGACATTCCGCTGTGCGCCGCGGCCCGGTCGCTGTTCGACTCCCTCGACGGAATCGACGAGGTAACCGACAAAACCGAAGGCGTGCAAGGCAATACCGATCAGCTGGCGTCGCTCGCGCCGCAACTGACGGCGCTGCTCCCACAGACGATCGCGTCGATGAAGGTCAGCCGCGACCTGGCACTCGCGTCGTACAACTCGCAGAAGGCCCTGCTGGACCAGATGCAGGCGACCAACGACACCGCACTGGCGATGGGCGAGAGTTTCGACCAGGCCAAGAACGACGACCTGTTCTTCCTGCCGCCGGAGGCCTTCCAGAACCCGGACTTCGAACGCGGCCTGAAAATGTTCCTCTCCCCGGACGGCAAGTCGACCCGCATGTTCATCACCCACGAGGGCGACCCGGCGACAGTGGACGGCATCGCCCGCGTCGACTCGGAACGCAAGGCCGCCCAAGAGGCGCTGAAGATGTCGTCGCTGTCGAACGCCAAGATCCATCTCGGTGGCGTCGCGGCAACCTACAAGGACATGTCCGACGGCGCACGCTACGACCTTCTGATCGCCGTCGTGTCGTCGCTGACGCTGATCTTCATGATCATGCTGATCCTGACCCGAAGCGTAGTCGCCGCACTGGTGATCGTCGGTACGGCGGGCAGCTCGATCGCCGCGTCGTTCGGTATCTCGGTACTGCTGTGGCAGGACCTGTTCGGGATCCAGGTGCAGTGGCTGGTCATGCTGATGTCGGTCATCATCCTGTTGGCGGTCGGCTCCGACTACAACCTGCTGCTGGTCTCCCGGTTCAAGGACGAGATCCACGCCGGCCTGAAGACGGGCATCATCCGCTCGATGGCGGGCACCGGCGGGGTGGTGACGTCAGCCGGTCTGGTGTTCGCCGCCACGATGGCGGGCATGATGTTCAGCAAGCTGGTCGTGCTGGCCCAGATGGGTTCGACGATCGCGATCGGCCTGCTGATCGACACCTTCATCGTGCGGTCGCTGCTGATGCCCTCGATCGCGACGATGCTCGGCCGGTGGTTCTGGTGGCCGCAGGTGGTCTATCCGCGAGGCAACTACCACTTCCTGCCCCCGCAGCCGCGACGGCGGGCCGGCGACGACGTGGACACCGCCGCGCTGCCCGCACAGACCTAA
- a CDS encoding MmpS family transport accessory protein: MKAIPVGRVLKRIWVPLILIVVLAVSGLVVSRLHRMFGSQDLNAGSGAGIEIVQFNPKVMVYDVYGAPGTTAQISYFDPEAKVHTITASLPWSVTLSTTLPAVSASLMARTDGDQIGCRVTVNGTVREEQSADGVNAQTYCLVKSA; this comes from the coding sequence GTGAAAGCAATTCCGGTGGGACGTGTGCTGAAACGCATTTGGGTCCCGTTGATTCTGATCGTCGTGCTTGCGGTCTCGGGACTGGTCGTTTCGCGTCTGCACAGGATGTTCGGATCCCAGGACCTCAACGCCGGATCGGGTGCTGGCATCGAGATCGTCCAGTTCAACCCCAAGGTCATGGTCTACGACGTCTACGGTGCACCCGGCACCACCGCCCAGATCAGCTATTTCGACCCGGAAGCCAAAGTGCACACGATCACCGCATCGCTGCCGTGGTCGGTCACCTTGTCGACAACCTTGCCGGCTGTCAGCGCCAGTCTCATGGCGCGGACCGACGGCGACCAGATTGGATGCCGCGTCACTGTGAACGGAACCGTCCGTGAGGAGCAATCGGCCGATGGCGTCAACGCCCAGACCTACTGCCTGGTGAAGTCAGCATGA
- a CDS encoding MarR family winged helix-turn-helix transcriptional regulator: MEEGTAAEGVDCVGEVLDQAMDLTIRFLSDRADLSASAAFTMNRVCREGPIRLTTLASKEGGSQPSMTQLVQRLERAGLVTRLPDPDDGRACLIASTVQGQALLDERKRMRRERLAALMTTLTAEEQAALWLSARVALPLIGRLMANADCAAETAAPRPVD, translated from the coding sequence GTGGAAGAAGGCACGGCTGCCGAGGGAGTCGACTGCGTCGGGGAGGTTCTGGATCAGGCGATGGATCTGACGATCCGGTTCCTCAGCGATCGCGCTGACCTGAGCGCGTCCGCAGCATTCACGATGAATCGGGTGTGTCGTGAAGGACCGATCCGGTTGACCACGCTGGCTAGCAAGGAAGGTGGCAGCCAGCCGTCGATGACGCAGCTGGTCCAACGGCTCGAACGCGCGGGGCTGGTGACCCGGTTGCCCGACCCCGATGACGGCCGGGCGTGCCTGATCGCCAGCACCGTCCAGGGGCAGGCATTGCTCGATGAGCGGAAGCGCATGCGCCGGGAACGCTTGGCGGCGTTGATGACGACGCTGACGGCCGAAGAGCAGGCGGCGTTGTGGCTGTCGGCACGAGTGGCGTTGCCGCTCATCGGCCGGCTCATGGCCAACGCTGACTGTGCGGCGGAGACGGCCGCACCGCGGCCCGTCGATTGA
- a CDS encoding TetR/AcrR family transcriptional regulator, with protein sequence MTGPTATPRRLRVDAARNRQRVMDAARQLFAERGLKPNLNDVAHRAGLGVGTVYRRFATKDELIEAIFVDGLDQLTALAEEGLRHDDPWEGFVWFVQRMCEITATDRGFREIAVSKVFASARVSAAKERLGPPLAQLVENAQSDGRLWPDFSSTDMPIITLLAGMVSDFAGDVNPDLWRRYVGLLLDGMRCHPSQDPLVVDALGEHGLDAAMGTGSPQVRSMAAHRPKPAPPVWRDAWLFAPP encoded by the coding sequence GTGACTGGTCCAACAGCGACTCCCCGCCGGCTGCGGGTGGATGCCGCACGCAACCGCCAGCGAGTCATGGACGCGGCGCGTCAACTGTTCGCCGAGCGTGGACTCAAACCAAACCTCAACGACGTAGCGCACCGGGCGGGTCTGGGAGTGGGGACTGTGTACCGGCGGTTCGCCACGAAGGACGAGTTGATCGAGGCGATTTTCGTCGATGGGCTCGATCAGCTGACCGCGCTCGCAGAGGAAGGACTCCGCCACGACGATCCCTGGGAGGGATTCGTCTGGTTCGTCCAGCGCATGTGCGAGATCACGGCAACGGATCGAGGATTTCGAGAAATTGCTGTTAGCAAGGTATTTGCGAGTGCTCGCGTGAGTGCCGCGAAGGAACGCTTGGGGCCCCCGCTAGCCCAACTTGTCGAGAACGCCCAGTCGGACGGGCGTCTGTGGCCCGACTTCTCCTCCACGGACATGCCCATCATCACCTTGCTTGCCGGAATGGTCAGCGACTTCGCCGGAGATGTCAATCCCGATCTGTGGCGGCGATACGTCGGCCTCCTTCTGGACGGCATGCGATGCCATCCGAGCCAGGACCCCTTAGTTGTCGACGCACTGGGCGAGCATGGCCTCGACGCAGCGATGGGCACGGGGAGCCCGCAGGTGCGTAGCATGGCGGCTCATCGCCCCAAGCCAGCTCCTCCGGTTTGGCGGGATGCGTGGCTTTTTGCGCCACCGTGA